TCGCCATGTGACAAAGCGGGCTTCGTACATATACGCGAGATGCTACTACTAATGTATATACAAACTACTCATGTGCTGGACCACATATTATAGACCACGTGGAATGATTGGAGGGTAATGAATGAGGGCAGGCTTGGTATAGGCTGGGCTGGGATAGAATGGAATGGGTCTAATGCACCCATGGATTATGGATTATACCACTGGAGGTGATAAGTGACGGATGCAGCTGAGCGACATCCAGCGAATCACCTTGGGCGTTTTTGGGGTGAAAATTTGttaaataaaggaaatataCCATATACAGAATTTAATGAAGCTAttgatagagagagagagagaaagaggagcacCGGTTTCATCCTCAGTGTGTGTTTAAGAGAGAGGTGCTCCGCATAGACGAACTCTACACCATCCAAGATGTAAGACGATGGTGAGCACTCGGCATTTGCGTGTTAGTGCCCAACACAAAATGCCGAGCGGTGCCTTGGGCAGTGACGCGCTGCATTGGCGTTGCAATGGataatgcaatgcaatgcgcTGGTTGGTTCAATTTCCCCAAGACATCACAAGATGCACCATGCAGGATTCAGTCCCTTTCCATTGTTCATTCTGCTCTTCAGGAACACCAATAATGGACAGTGTATTCAGGTACCTAAACTCTCTTACAGATTGCCAGGGACCCGAGGTACCCAAGAGCAGTCCACCCTGATTGGTCCAATTGCCTTACATAAGCCAACCTTTCATCTGTCAACCTCCAGCCAGGTACTGAGTGAAGCTCAGTCAAGCCAAGTGCAGCCATTCCCAACTCATCCAAGCCAAGATCGGAGTGTCGCATTCCACCGTCCTTTTCTCCATATTCAGAGGAAGCACAGACTCATTGTAAGGAATAAACGACTCCGCTCTTGGTTATTGGCGCCTGAGCAGGCCAACTCGGCCAATCTCTCGTCGCATCTCAAGCACGTCTCTCTTGCTATACTCTCGCGGCTGACCGAGCTGCTCAAAGCTGCTTGTTGCACGTCTTGCCGAGAGTAACCATCTAATGTTGCACATCGACCTTCCGGAATCATGCCTGTGCCTAGAGTCATAGCCGCCATCAGGGGCGCTGTGTCGCGGGAGACATACAAATACAGCGCGATCCCAGAGCCAGAGGCGGAGGTGCCAAGTCGACAGACACTGACTCGGCGAGCATCCGTTTACGAATCTTCATCACAGGGGCAGACAAGACTGATTAAAATGTCACTCGGAGGCATGGCATTGTTTGCCATATTACTGACCATGGTCTCACTTGGGTATGAAAAGCAAACGCCGTGAATCGTAGAACCAAACAAGAGAGAGCATGAGAGAGAAATGCTAACTCAGATGAGGTTGAAAGGCGAGCCAAGTCACAATCAGCTTGTGAGGCAGTCGGTAACTGCACGGCGGATGTATCACATATTTGGGGCCAGTATTCGCCTGTGTTCTCTGTCCCGTCTACCGTCGATGCATCAACCCCATCCGGATGCAACGTGACGTTTGCTCAGATTCTGTCAAGGCACGGAGCACGAGCGCCTACTCAGAAGAAGTCTGATTTCTACAGGGACATGATTGTACGCATCCAGACCAATGTCAAAGACTACGGCAAGGGATACGAGTTCCTGAAAGATTACGATTATCACCTTGGCGCCGATGATCTCACTCTGTTTGGAGAACAACAGATGGTTGATTCTGGAGTTGCATTTTTCCAGCGATACCAGGATCTGGCATCCAAATTTGACCCCTTTGTTCGAGCATCAGGTTCAGATCGAGTAGTTGTATCGGCGCAGAGATTTGTCGAGGGATACTATAAAGCTCAAGATCGCAATGCTTCGAGCCCAGTAAAGAGCATTTTGGTGATCCCCGAAGAAGACGGGTTCAACAACACGCTGAACCACGGATCATGCCCAGCTTTTGAAGAGGGCCCTGCATCCGAACTTGTGGCTACATACCAGAAGATTTGGCTTGGGATTTTTGGGCCTGCCATTACTAAGAGGCTCAACAGCAAATTACCAGGCGCAAATCTGACCTTGACTGAGACCATCTTTATGATGGATTTGTGCCCATTCAACACAGTGGCAAACACCAGCCTCGTGGCATCCGACTTTTGCAGGCTCTTCTCCATGGACGAG
This genomic stretch from Trichoderma breve strain T069 chromosome 1, whole genome shotgun sequence harbors:
- a CDS encoding histidine phosphatase superfamily (branch 2) domain-containing protein, producing the protein MPVPRVIAAIRGAVSRETYKYSAIPEPEAEVPSRQTLTRRASVYESSSQGQTRLIKMSLGGMALFAILLTMVSLGRAKSQSACEAVGNCTADVSHIWGQYSPVFSVPSTVDASTPSGCNVTFAQILSRHGARAPTQKKSDFYRDMIVRIQTNVKDYGKGYEFLKDYDYHLGADDLTLFGEQQMVDSGVAFFQRYQDLASKFDPFVRASGSDRVVVSAQRFVEGYYKAQDRNASSPVKSILVIPEEDGFNNTLNHGSCPAFEEGPASELVATYQKIWLGIFGPAITKRLNSKLPGANLTLTETIFMMDLCPFNTVANTSLVASDFCRLFSMDEWASYDYFQALDKWYGYGKGNPLGPSQGVGFGNELIARLTGTPVDDDTTTNSTLDSSPETFPLNSKLYADFSHDNTMSSIFAALGLFNSTMELPLKYKLSPRRLHGFSASWAVPFGARMYLEKMQCSDASEELVRVILNDRVVPLRTCNSDRLGRCKLSGFIDSLKFVRSGGLWNECPYDG